In Elephas maximus indicus isolate mEleMax1 chromosome 7, mEleMax1 primary haplotype, whole genome shotgun sequence, the following proteins share a genomic window:
- the LOC126079251 gene encoding tripartite motif-containing protein 5-like isoform X1, whose product MASAILVNLQEEVTCPICLELLREPLSLDCGHSFCQACITVNSKTSMVSSEGESTCPMCRIKYQADNLRPNWHLANIVEKLREVKVSLEEKGQTGDVCERHGEKLLLFCKEDGKVICWLCERTQEHRGHHTFLVEEVAQENQAKLKAALERLRMKQKKAEKLGADIREERASWKNQIETERQNVQAQFNQLRDILDSEEQCELQKLQKEEENIMDNLAEGENELAQQSQLAEELVSDLEHRLQASSVEMLQGVNDIIKRSETFTVKRPKTFPKKPRRTFQAPDLRGILQMFREPTDTQYYGGEEESQCLQATYSYYHS is encoded by the exons ATGGCATCTGCAATCTTAGTGAACCTGCAGGAAGAGGTGACCTGCCCCATTTGCTTAGAGCTTCTGAGAGAACCCCTGAGCCTAGACTGTGGCCACAGCTTCTGCCAAGCCTGTATCACTGTGAACAGTAAGACATCCATGGTTAGCTCAGAAGGGGAGAGCACCTGTCCTATGTGCCGGATCAAATACCAGGCTGACAACCTACGGCCTAATTGGCATTTGGCCAACATAGTGGAGAAACTGAGGGAGGTCAAAGTGAGCCTGGAGGAGAAGGGGCAAACGGGAGATGTCTGTGAGCGCCATGGAGAAAAACTATTGCTCTTTTGTAAGGAGGACGGGAAGGTTATTTGCTGGCTTTGTGAGCGAACTCAGGAACACCGTGGTCATCATACGTTCCTTGTGGAGGAGGTTGCCCAGGAGAACCAG GCAAAACTCAAGGCAGCTCTTGAAAGGCTGAGAATGAAGCAGAAGAAAGCTGAGAAGCTGGGAGCTGACATCAGAGAAGAGAGGGCTTCCTGGAAG AATCAGATAGAGACTGAGAGACAAAATGTCCAAGCACAGTTTAATCAGCTGAGAGATATTCTGGACAGTGAGGAGCAGTGCGAACTACAAAAGCTGCAGAAAGAGGAGGAGAATATTATGGATAACCTGGCAGAGGGTGAGAATGAACTGGCCCAGCAGAGCCAATTGGCAGAAGAGCTCGTCTCAGATCTGGAGCATCGACTGCAGGCGTCCTCAGTAGAGATGCTGCAG GGTGTGAATGACATTATAAAAAG GAGTGAGACCTTCACCGTGAAGAGGCCAAAAACTTTTCCCAAGAAACCAAGGAGAACATTCCAAGCTCCAGATCTGAGGGGTATACTGCAGATGTTTAGAG AGCCGACAGATACCCAATACTACGGGGGTGAGGAGGAATCACAGTGTCTTCAAGCCACCTATTCTTACTACCATTCATAA
- the LOC126079251 gene encoding tripartite motif-containing protein 5-like isoform X2, whose product MASAILVNLQEEVTCPICLELLREPLSLDCGHSFCQACITVNSKTSMVSSEGESTCPMCRIKYQADNLRPNWHLANIVEKLREVKVSLEEKGQTGDVCERHGEKLLLFCKEDGKVICWLCERTQEHRGHHTFLVEEVAQENQAKLKAALERLRMKQKKAEKLGADIREERASWKNQIETERQNVQAQFNQLRDILDSEEQCELQKLQKEEENIMDNLAEGENELAQQSQLAEELVSDLEHRLQASSVEMLQE is encoded by the exons ATGGCATCTGCAATCTTAGTGAACCTGCAGGAAGAGGTGACCTGCCCCATTTGCTTAGAGCTTCTGAGAGAACCCCTGAGCCTAGACTGTGGCCACAGCTTCTGCCAAGCCTGTATCACTGTGAACAGTAAGACATCCATGGTTAGCTCAGAAGGGGAGAGCACCTGTCCTATGTGCCGGATCAAATACCAGGCTGACAACCTACGGCCTAATTGGCATTTGGCCAACATAGTGGAGAAACTGAGGGAGGTCAAAGTGAGCCTGGAGGAGAAGGGGCAAACGGGAGATGTCTGTGAGCGCCATGGAGAAAAACTATTGCTCTTTTGTAAGGAGGACGGGAAGGTTATTTGCTGGCTTTGTGAGCGAACTCAGGAACACCGTGGTCATCATACGTTCCTTGTGGAGGAGGTTGCCCAGGAGAACCAG GCAAAACTCAAGGCAGCTCTTGAAAGGCTGAGAATGAAGCAGAAGAAAGCTGAGAAGCTGGGAGCTGACATCAGAGAAGAGAGGGCTTCCTGGAAG AATCAGATAGAGACTGAGAGACAAAATGTCCAAGCACAGTTTAATCAGCTGAGAGATATTCTGGACAGTGAGGAGCAGTGCGAACTACAAAAGCTGCAGAAAGAGGAGGAGAATATTATGGATAACCTGGCAGAGGGTGAGAATGAACTGGCCCAGCAGAGCCAATTGGCAGAAGAGCTCGTCTCAGATCTGGAGCATCGACTGCAGGCGTCCTCAGTAGAGATGCTGCAG GAGTGA